Proteins found in one Planctomycetes bacterium MalM25 genomic segment:
- a CDS encoding ATP-dependent Clp protease adaptor: MDDPLEDDRPEDGTATLVRPQKTPEKERKRKGIPRYHVILWDDEGHTFDYVIRMLQELFGHPPGTGEKLAEAVNLLGRVTVLTTTKEHAELKVEQVTAYGEIAGDDSVGSMIATIEPDES, from the coding sequence ATGGACGACCCGCTAGAAGACGACCGCCCCGAGGATGGGACCGCCACCCTGGTCCGGCCCCAGAAGACCCCTGAGAAGGAGCGGAAACGGAAGGGCATCCCCCGCTACCACGTGATCCTCTGGGACGACGAGGGGCACACCTTCGACTACGTCATCCGGATGCTTCAGGAGCTGTTCGGCCACCCGCCCGGCACGGGCGAGAAGCTGGCCGAGGCGGTCAACCTGCTCGGCCGCGTCACCGTGCTGACAACCACCAAAGAGCACGCCGAGCTCAAGGTGGAGCAGGTCACCGCCTACGGCGAGATCGCCGGCGACGACAGCGTCGGCTCGATGATCGCGACCATCGAACCCGATGAGTCCTGA
- the mtaB gene encoding Threonylcarbamoyladenosine tRNA methylthiotransferase MtaB: MKLKTHTLGCKVNQYETEFVREGLATIGYAEAAADEAADLCVVNTCTVTAEGDSKSRQVIRRYARENPAAKIVVMGCYATRAPEEVKALPGVTEVVTDKRELPDLLGRFGVTDVPTGVTGLGKRSRAYVKVQDGCLLRCSFCVIPHVRPNLASRPMDGVVDEVRALADNGYKEAVLTGIHLGHYGVDWNRQRPRDKESWVRLSHLVRRLAELPGDLRIRLSSIEATEVTRELIEVMADHPDKICPHLHISMQSGSDSVLRRMRRRWGSKRFVDRCNLLRERLDRPAITTDVIVGFPGETDAEFEETLAVCREAGFSKIHGFPFSRRRGTPAWDMPDQIEKRVKKERIHRLAEVEAELRDAYHASLVGMRLQVLLESETETGAGLGSSCRYAPVEISESTGEIGGFVDITARTVQGDRLIGDLV, encoded by the coding sequence ATGAAGCTCAAGACCCACACCCTCGGCTGCAAGGTCAACCAGTACGAGACCGAGTTCGTCCGCGAGGGGCTCGCCACGATTGGCTACGCCGAGGCCGCTGCCGACGAGGCGGCCGACCTGTGCGTCGTGAACACGTGCACGGTCACCGCCGAGGGGGACTCCAAGAGCCGCCAGGTCATCCGCCGCTACGCCCGCGAGAACCCGGCGGCGAAGATCGTCGTCATGGGGTGCTACGCGACCCGCGCGCCCGAGGAGGTCAAAGCCCTGCCCGGCGTGACCGAGGTGGTGACCGACAAGCGCGAGCTGCCCGACCTGCTCGGACGCTTCGGCGTGACCGACGTGCCGACCGGCGTGACCGGCCTCGGCAAGCGGAGCCGCGCCTACGTGAAGGTGCAGGACGGCTGCCTGCTGCGGTGCAGCTTCTGCGTGATCCCCCACGTGCGCCCCAACTTGGCCAGCCGGCCGATGGACGGGGTCGTCGACGAGGTCCGCGCGCTCGCCGACAACGGCTACAAGGAGGCCGTGCTCACCGGCATCCACCTGGGCCACTACGGCGTCGACTGGAACCGCCAGCGCCCGCGCGACAAGGAATCGTGGGTCCGGCTGTCGCACCTGGTGCGGCGTTTGGCGGAGCTGCCGGGCGACCTGCGCATCCGGCTCTCCAGCATCGAGGCAACCGAGGTCACCCGCGAGCTGATCGAGGTGATGGCTGACCACCCCGACAAGATCTGCCCGCACCTGCACATCAGCATGCAGTCGGGATCCGACAGCGTGCTCCGGCGGATGCGCCGGCGGTGGGGGAGCAAGCGGTTCGTGGATCGTTGCAACCTGTTGCGCGAACGCCTCGACCGCCCGGCGATCACGACCGACGTGATCGTCGGCTTCCCGGGCGAGACCGACGCCGAGTTCGAGGAGACGCTCGCCGTCTGCCGCGAGGCGGGGTTCTCAAAGATCCACGGCTTCCCGTTCAGCCGCCGCCGCGGCACGCCGGCGTGGGACATGCCGGACCAGATCGAGAAGCGGGTCAAGAAAGAGCGGATCCACCGCCTGGCGGAGGTCGAGGCGGAGCTGCGCGACGCGTACCACGCCTCGCTCGTGGGCATGCGTCTGCAAGTGCTGCTGGAGTCCGAAACGGAAACGGGAGCGGGGCTCGGCTCCTCCTGCCGCTATGCCCCGGTAGAAATCTCCGAATCCACGGGCGAAATCGGCGGCTTCGTGGACATTACTGCTAGGACGGTTCAAGGAGATCGGCTGATCGGCGATCTTGTCTGA